The following coding sequences lie in one Kamptonema formosum PCC 6407 genomic window:
- a CDS encoding calcium-binding protein, with protein MANTDTKTAQLDKDDIIFPAPSFGFTRADEYDLNTSAIGQPVTLSLTATDPTKYDTFLEVINAETGQIIADSDDTDNVNFNSVIAPGQPNDGPGPGDNPSTPGSFTIAGGIKYKVRVTSYDPLPAEPPAHPYNLQVSIPVGDVSLVPRGSNFSGTPLTGTPAVTLTGKLEGSKDFTFPVPTDNTKSTLADEFLVTTSLVGQPLNIALSSTTGGFDPYVEVVNADDGNVLAGDDNGGGGLNAQLTGVPRQANTNYRIRVTSNTAFTVPSADYSLQVSVPQGTVTLIPRSGDTPVPVPTPSPIQVPTPSPTPTTGTPSPTPAPIPTPSPIPTGTPSPTPIPTPSPTPTGTPTPTPTGTLGTPVAIAAPAINAPAPGNPTGQPANTVNGQFYNLSDNSDNILLSSLPPAAAGKQILALSGSDNITGTEGIDNINGMQGADTIDGGAGSDSLSGGKESDQIDGGAGDDQIFGSNDNDTLTGADGNDNIRGGKENDVLNGGNGDDLLGGDRGQDILTGGNGRDTFILAGGQAAAARLADADVIVDFTAGDRIGLTDGNTFGSLTFEAVSLNLNGGAAVSATAIKLGTNYLGIVQGAATSDLTANTFVVL; from the coding sequence ATGGCAAATACTGATACAAAAACTGCTCAACTCGATAAAGATGACATTATTTTTCCAGCTCCCAGTTTCGGCTTCACGCGGGCTGATGAATATGACTTAAATACATCTGCGATCGGGCAACCTGTCACGCTTTCTCTTACGGCTACAGATCCAACGAAATATGACACTTTCCTAGAAGTTATAAATGCCGAGACGGGTCAGATCATTGCTGATTCAGACGATACTGATAATGTCAATTTCAACTCAGTGATTGCACCCGGTCAGCCTAACGACGGTCCTGGTCCTGGTGACAATCCGAGCACTCCTGGTTCTTTCACAATTGCCGGCGGCATTAAGTACAAAGTTCGCGTTACCAGCTATGACCCATTGCCCGCCGAGCCACCTGCTCATCCTTACAATTTACAGGTCAGCATTCCTGTGGGCGATGTTAGTTTAGTTCCGAGAGGTAGCAACTTCAGCGGTACTCCTCTAACGGGAACCCCTGCCGTTACATTAACTGGTAAATTGGAGGGCAGCAAAGACTTTACTTTTCCCGTTCCCACTGACAACACCAAAAGCACACTTGCTGATGAATTTCTAGTAACTACCTCCTTGGTGGGCCAACCTCTCAACATTGCTCTAAGCAGCACCACAGGTGGCTTTGACCCTTATGTGGAAGTCGTCAACGCTGATGATGGCAATGTTCTTGCCGGGGATGATAACGGCGGCGGCGGTTTGAACGCGCAGCTTACTGGAGTCCCGCGCCAAGCAAATACTAACTACAGAATCCGCGTCACTAGCAACACTGCATTCACAGTTCCCTCTGCTGATTACAGCCTACAGGTCAGCGTTCCCCAAGGTACCGTCACGTTGATTCCCCGGAGTGGCGACACCCCCGTTCCCGTACCAACTCCGTCACCAATTCAAGTTCCAACGCCGTCACCAACTCCGACAACGGGAACTCCGTCACCAACTCCGGCACCAATTCCAACTCCGTCACCAATTCCAACCGGAACTCCGTCACCAACTCCAATTCCAACCCCATCACCAACTCCAACGGGAACTCCGACACCAACTCCAACGGGAACTCTCGGTACGCCTGTAGCGATCGCGGCACCTGCAATCAATGCCCCCGCCCCAGGCAATCCTACTGGACAACCAGCAAACACTGTTAACGGTCAGTTTTACAACTTATCAGACAATAGTGACAATATTTTGCTGTCATCACTTCCCCCTGCTGCTGCGGGCAAACAAATATTGGCGCTATCTGGCAGCGACAATATTACCGGGACAGAAGGCATTGATAACATTAACGGAATGCAAGGAGCCGATACAATCGACGGAGGGGCAGGAAGCGACAGTTTGTCCGGTGGTAAAGAGTCGGATCAGATTGACGGCGGTGCTGGCGATGACCAGATATTCGGCAGTAATGACAACGATACTCTCACTGGAGCAGATGGCAATGACAATATCCGGGGCGGTAAAGAAAATGATGTCCTCAATGGCGGTAACGGCGACGACTTGCTGGGTGGCGATCGCGGTCAAGACATCCTCACGGGTGGCAATGGACGCGATACATTTATCTTAGCTGGAGGGCAAGCGGCGGCAGCCCGCTTAGCAGATGCAGATGTGATTGTAGACTTTACTGCTGGGGACAGAATTGGTCTAACTGACGGCAATACATTTGGCAGCCT
- a CDS encoding CHAT domain-containing protein, with amino-acid sequence MKTLQLGLSVFFSIFLLSSSMLATPQQSVITQANTDRLAAEKAVAEAEKLTQEGQGTAVSKRLAIEKYLEALQIYKNLPASEASAREVRLQLAAILKKIGRLYQSLGEAEQALVYYNQAVPIFAELGEVLLQARTLHDLGMLYNVFGERQKVLDYLEAAQRLYQQVGDTAGVGLTFSNMGWIHYFFLGARQKGIELYEQALKVYQKAGDRRGESVTLSLLAWAYYGLGNNEQALNYYKQAIEVARQVGYKSGEARASIYISQVYEALGKKQQALDALMTAEKLYQELGNSLELARVYRHLGEVYWEFEELQKALRFYEKSVSIYRELGERIDEGIVLSEMGRLYNSMDKPQQALDTLNQSLSVTKATRDRYGEADNLYEIARIEGAQNNLAESLIKMESSIKITEDLRTSVSSQNLRTSFFSMREDRYEFYIDLLMKLHKNNPSAGYDAKALHASERSRARSLLELLAEAKADIRSSANTELLERESAIGKQINELEKRQVELLDSQPTPEQITALETELFKLYQQYEEIKAEIKATSPSYAAITQPQPLTLSEIQSTLLDENTILLEYSLGEERSYLWAVTKTSINSYELPKQADIEKAVQRFQQEELVPIRMRPAQGVLAVDILSQILLKPVAKQLENKRLAIVADGRLQTIPFSALVIPRESQTQNTFVPLMMQHEIVNLPSASTLAVLRNQVRGRQLAPKTIAVLADPVFGKNDGRLDRNTVNSNNDIIPNLENLPITQVELKDALRDAGIKLTRLSGTRIEAEAIMALVPEAERIQFLDFQANKTSAINPNLAQYRIIHFATHGILNTARPELSGIVMSLVDEQGIPQNGFLRLSDIFNLHLPAELVVLSACQTGQGQEVKGEGIIGLTRGFMYAGAARVLVSLWKVDDQATAELMKRFYRGMLQEKLTPAAALRQAQVEMSQIPQWSSPYYWAAFVLQGEWL; translated from the coding sequence ATGAAAACTTTACAGCTTGGGTTAAGTGTATTTTTTAGCATTTTCTTGTTGTCTAGCTCAATGTTGGCTACTCCTCAACAATCAGTAATAACTCAAGCTAATACCGATCGCCTCGCAGCAGAGAAAGCTGTGGCAGAAGCAGAGAAACTAACACAGGAAGGACAAGGAACAGCCGTATCGAAACGACTGGCAATTGAGAAATATTTAGAAGCACTTCAAATTTACAAAAACTTACCAGCTAGTGAAGCTTCAGCACGTGAGGTTCGTTTACAGTTAGCGGCAATTCTAAAAAAGATTGGGAGACTTTACCAGTCTTTAGGGGAGGCAGAACAAGCTTTAGTCTACTACAATCAAGCAGTACCAATTTTTGCAGAATTAGGTGAAGTTCTTTTACAGGCTAGAACTTTGCACGATTTAGGAATGCTTTACAACGTATTTGGAGAAAGGCAAAAAGTTTTAGATTATTTAGAGGCAGCACAGCGACTTTATCAGCAAGTAGGGGATACGGCTGGAGTTGGATTAACTTTCTCTAATATGGGCTGGATTCACTATTTCTTTTTAGGTGCTAGACAAAAAGGAATAGAATTATACGAACAGGCGTTAAAGGTTTATCAAAAAGCAGGCGATCGCAGGGGTGAATCTGTCACTTTATCCCTATTAGCTTGGGCTTATTATGGGTTAGGAAATAATGAACAAGCTCTGAATTACTATAAGCAAGCAATAGAAGTTGCAAGGCAAGTCGGCTATAAATCTGGAGAAGCTCGTGCTTCTATCTATATTAGTCAAGTTTATGAAGCTTTGGGCAAAAAACAACAAGCGCTAGATGCACTAATGACAGCGGAAAAGCTTTATCAAGAATTAGGAAATAGTTTGGAGTTAGCTAGAGTTTATCGTCATTTGGGGGAAGTTTATTGGGAATTTGAAGAGCTACAAAAAGCATTAAGATTTTACGAAAAATCAGTGTCGATATATAGAGAGTTGGGGGAACGAATTGATGAAGGTATTGTGCTGTCCGAGATGGGTCGGCTTTACAATTCAATGGACAAGCCTCAACAGGCTTTAGATACTTTAAATCAATCATTATCAGTCACAAAAGCAACGCGCGATCGCTATGGTGAAGCTGATAACCTTTATGAAATTGCTCGAATTGAGGGCGCGCAAAATAATCTTGCAGAATCTTTAATTAAAATGGAAAGTTCTATTAAAATTACTGAGGATTTGCGAACTAGCGTTTCTAGTCAAAATCTCCGCACATCTTTCTTTTCTATGAGGGAAGATAGATACGAATTTTATATCGATCTATTAATGAAATTGCATAAAAATAATCCATCAGCAGGGTATGATGCTAAAGCGCTTCACGCCAGCGAACGTTCCCGCGCTCGCAGTCTTTTAGAATTACTTGCTGAAGCTAAAGCAGATATTCGTAGTAGTGCTAACACAGAGTTGCTGGAACGAGAAAGCGCGATCGGCAAGCAAATTAATGAACTAGAAAAACGTCAAGTTGAACTGTTAGATAGCCAGCCTACGCCCGAACAAATAACCGCTTTAGAAACAGAACTTTTTAAACTTTATCAACAATATGAAGAAATCAAAGCCGAGATTAAAGCTACAAGTCCTAGTTATGCGGCTATTACTCAACCACAACCTCTAACTTTATCAGAAATTCAATCAACTTTACTTGATGAAAATACCATACTTTTAGAATACTCATTGGGAGAAGAACGGAGCTATCTTTGGGCAGTTACAAAAACAAGTATTAACAGTTATGAGTTACCTAAACAGGCAGATATTGAAAAAGCTGTGCAACGTTTTCAGCAAGAAGAATTAGTACCAATCAGAATGCGCCCTGCCCAGGGTGTTTTAGCTGTAGATATTCTCAGTCAAATTTTGCTGAAACCTGTTGCTAAACAACTAGAAAATAAAAGATTAGCGATCGTTGCTGATGGAAGATTACAAACCATACCTTTTAGTGCTTTAGTAATTCCCAGAGAATCTCAAACTCAAAATACTTTTGTGCCATTGATGATGCAGCATGAAATTGTTAATTTACCTTCAGCATCCACATTAGCTGTATTAAGAAATCAAGTCAGAGGGCGGCAACTTGCACCTAAGACTATAGCGGTACTTGCCGATCCGGTATTTGGTAAAAACGATGGACGGCTCGATCGCAATACAGTTAATTCAAATAATGATATCATACCCAATTTAGAAAATCTGCCAATTACACAAGTAGAATTAAAAGATGCTCTCCGAGACGCAGGCATAAAACTAACACGACTTTCAGGAACCCGCATCGAAGCTGAGGCAATTATGGCTTTAGTTCCTGAAGCAGAAAGAATCCAATTTTTAGATTTTCAGGCTAATAAAACCAGTGCAATTAACCCAAATTTAGCTCAATATCGCATTATTCATTTTGCTACGCACGGTATTCTTAATACTGCGCGTCCAGAATTATCAGGAATTGTCATGTCCTTAGTAGATGAACAAGGAATACCGCAGAATGGTTTTTTGCGACTGAGCGATATTTTTAATCTACATTTACCCGCAGAGTTAGTTGTTTTGAGTGCGTGTCAAACAGGTCAAGGTCAGGAAGTTAAAGGTGAAGGAATTATTGGACTAACGCGGGGGTTTATGTATGCAGGTGCGGCGCGAGTGCTGGTGAGTTTGTGGAAGGTTGACGACCAAGCAACAGCAGAGTTAATGAAGCGATTTTATCGGGGAATGTTGCAGGAAAAGTTAACGCCTGCGGCGGCTTTGAGACAAGCACAGGTGGAGATGTCGCAGATACCACAATGGAGTTCACCTTATTATTGGGCGGCTTTTGTACTTCAGGGTGAGTGGCTGTAA
- a CDS encoding DUF928 domain-containing protein, with protein MIKTYIVCQLATICIASLFLASTTIALAEYKPPSGQRPPSGRTTTTGGRGGCESNPETSLKLLAPQKHVGQTASTRPTFAWFVFNSQPLPMEFRLYKYDANDEPQLQQQFQMQSQYGIMTLSLPENKPGLDVGKRYLWQIVILCQPDRPANDLVTMAEIDVVTMPAQVRFVRDARANVDILAEAGLWYDALGEALRLGEKDIIYGLLKNLTLVEITEPANTSIP; from the coding sequence ATGATAAAAACTTACATCGTTTGCCAGCTAGCTACTATCTGTATCGCTAGCTTGTTCTTAGCATCAACAACCATCGCTCTCGCTGAATATAAGCCTCCTAGCGGTCAGCGTCCGCCAAGTGGTCGGACAACAACTACAGGTGGTAGAGGTGGATGTGAAAGTAACCCAGAAACATCTTTAAAGCTACTAGCTCCTCAAAAGCACGTTGGACAAACCGCTTCTACTCGTCCTACCTTTGCTTGGTTTGTCTTCAACTCCCAACCCTTACCGATGGAATTTAGGCTGTATAAATATGATGCTAACGACGAACCCCAACTGCAACAGCAATTTCAGATGCAAAGTCAGTATGGAATTATGACTCTATCCCTACCTGAAAACAAACCTGGTCTTGACGTAGGTAAGAGGTATTTATGGCAAATAGTAATCTTATGTCAACCCGATCGACCAGCTAATGATTTAGTTACAATGGCAGAAATAGATGTAGTTACAATGCCTGCACAAGTCCGTTTTGTTCGCGATGCTCGTGCCAATGTAGATATTTTGGCGGAAGCAGGTTTATGGTATGACGCACTAGGCGAAGCTCTGCGATTAGGAGAAAAAGATATTATTTATGGATTATTGAAAAATCTTACTTTAGTAGAAATAACAGAACCAGCCAATACATCAATTCCTTAA
- a CDS encoding CHASE2 domain-containing protein, whose product MAKWLVDTVPAIVIILLVILARFSGSLQYLEWQFLDNFLRLRPEETLDEKIVIIGINEADIKSAGNYPLPDRELAELLKILHTYQPRLIGIDIIRDLPVAPGHAELVATFKKIKNIIAIEKVLPESIDPPPTLSPEQIGFADAILDADNHLRCSLLSTPTAKGYKFSLSLRLAAAYLASEGITLENGIKDPESMRFGDTELPRFLPNSGGYVSADAGGVQILINFRSGRERFRTLTLNDIKTGKFNPNWLRDRIALIGMTAPSTKDIINTSAIPSQNPGSGQVYGVEIQAHAISQIISAVKEKRPLLQTWSDAWEYLWIFAWGTIGISSSCLIQSPLKNLLNISAASLVLIGVSYLSIIWGWWIPVVPALFVLFLNGIGLAAFYQYDRNLKSQIKQRQQIIERTFDTIHNGPLQTLAQLMRKAREQNLPSNQLRSELEHLNQELRAVYELMKRETLIQRESFYLGQDIEIDLQAPIHEILYEVYTKTLERNFPCFKTLKIKVRTFDPLDAEHLTIEQKRGLCRFLEEALCNVGKYATGVTRLNVTCTCQQGSHILRITDNGKGVDSVSEGRGTQQSRDLARQLKGKFTRSPLPTQGTLCELTWPIPKKR is encoded by the coding sequence ATGGCTAAATGGCTCGTAGATACAGTGCCAGCAATAGTCATAATTCTACTCGTAATTTTAGCTCGATTCAGCGGTTCTCTGCAATATTTAGAATGGCAATTTTTAGATAACTTTCTTCGCCTACGTCCTGAAGAAACCCTTGATGAAAAAATTGTTATTATTGGTATTAATGAAGCAGATATTAAAAGTGCAGGCAACTATCCCCTCCCGGATCGAGAGTTGGCAGAATTGCTGAAAATATTACATACATACCAACCTAGATTAATTGGTATTGATATTATCAGAGATTTACCAGTTGCACCTGGTCATGCTGAATTAGTAGCTACATTTAAGAAAATTAAAAACATAATTGCAATTGAAAAAGTATTGCCAGAGTCAATCGATCCGCCACCAACATTGTCACCTGAACAAATTGGTTTTGCTGATGCGATATTAGATGCAGATAACCATCTTAGGTGTAGCTTACTTTCAACGCCAACTGCGAAGGGTTATAAATTTTCTTTGTCTCTACGTCTAGCAGCAGCTTATTTAGCCAGTGAAGGCATTACCCTAGAAAATGGAATAAAAGATCCAGAATCAATGAGGTTTGGTGATACTGAACTACCTCGCTTTTTACCAAATTCTGGGGGATATGTAAGTGCTGATGCTGGTGGAGTACAAATATTAATCAATTTTCGCAGCGGTCGAGAACGATTTCGGACTTTGACTCTTAATGATATTAAAACAGGCAAATTTAATCCTAATTGGTTGCGCGATCGCATTGCCCTCATTGGCATGACTGCCCCTAGTACCAAAGATATCATCAATACATCTGCTATTCCATCACAAAATCCTGGCTCTGGTCAAGTTTACGGCGTAGAAATTCAAGCTCATGCTATTAGCCAAATCATTAGTGCAGTCAAAGAAAAACGTCCTCTTTTGCAAACATGGTCAGATGCTTGGGAATACTTGTGGATATTTGCATGGGGAACGATCGGGATTAGTTCTAGTTGCTTGATTCAGTCTCCTTTAAAGAATCTTTTGAATATTAGTGCCGCCAGCCTGGTACTAATTGGAGTTAGCTACTTATCTATAATTTGGGGATGGTGGATACCAGTAGTACCAGCCCTATTCGTCTTATTTTTAAATGGTATTGGTCTAGCTGCTTTTTATCAATATGACCGAAATTTGAAGTCACAAATTAAACAGCGTCAACAGATTATAGAACGCACCTTTGATACAATTCACAATGGCCCATTACAAACTCTTGCTCAACTTATGAGAAAAGCAAGAGAACAAAATTTACCATCCAATCAACTGAGATCGGAACTAGAACATCTCAACCAAGAATTACGTGCGGTCTATGAGTTGATGAAGCGGGAAACCTTAATTCAAAGGGAGAGCTTCTATTTAGGACAAGATATAGAAATAGACTTGCAAGCACCAATCCATGAAATCCTCTATGAAGTTTATACTAAAACCTTAGAGCGAAACTTCCCTTGCTTTAAAACTCTTAAGATCAAAGTCCGTACTTTTGACCCCCTCGACGCGGAACACTTAACTATTGAGCAAAAGCGGGGATTGTGTAGATTTTTAGAAGAAGCTTTGTGTAACGTAGGTAAATATGCCACAGGGGTAACTCGCTTGAATGTCACTTGTACTTGTCAACAAGGGTCTCACATACTTAGGATTACAGATAATGGGAAAGGTGTAGACTCTGTATCAGAAGGCAGAGGAACACAGCAATCTAGAGATTTAGCTCGACAATTGAAAGGAAAATTTACGCGATCGCCTTTACCTACTCAAGGTACTCTGTGTGAATTAACTTGGCCTATACCCAAAAAAAGGTGA
- a CDS encoding response regulator transcription factor: MSQDLPAPTKLKFVVIDDHELLLDGTLNLLRRHYPQSEILTVQTAQMAIEQVEKAKPDLVVMDLSIPEKTGESAKIDTGIQLLRILFKNYPTLNLIVQSTYIKALVRIKPNIDAHKGGFAVADKSLSSQEMLNRVDWALQGLTHTKDIKAIQSGLEVKPEWLTLLTLAFEEGLQDKAIAKRMYVSERMVRHYWTKVQDVLGIYPEQEKNIRIQTEMRAREEGLID; the protein is encoded by the coding sequence ATGAGCCAAGATTTACCAGCACCTACCAAGCTAAAATTTGTTGTAATTGATGACCATGAATTACTCCTAGATGGAACGCTTAACCTGCTAAGACGGCATTATCCACAAAGCGAAATCCTCACAGTACAAACAGCGCAGATGGCTATCGAGCAAGTGGAGAAAGCCAAACCAGACCTTGTGGTTATGGATCTTTCTATTCCAGAAAAAACAGGAGAATCTGCTAAAATTGATACAGGTATTCAACTGCTTAGGATTCTATTCAAGAACTATCCTACCCTCAATCTGATAGTGCAAAGCACCTATATTAAAGCTTTAGTCAGGATTAAACCTAATATTGATGCTCATAAAGGGGGCTTCGCCGTCGCTGATAAAAGTCTTTCTAGTCAGGAAATGTTAAACCGCGTGGATTGGGCACTACAGGGATTGACTCATACTAAAGATATTAAAGCAATACAAAGTGGATTAGAAGTTAAACCAGAATGGCTAACTTTACTGACTTTAGCATTTGAAGAAGGATTGCAAGATAAGGCGATCGCGAAACGAATGTATGTATCTGAACGGATGGTGCGTCACTACTGGACTAAAGTGCAAGACGTTCTGGGAATTTATCCTGAACAAGAGAAGAATATCCGCATTCAAACTGAAATGCGAGCTAGAGAAGAAGGATTAATAGATTAG
- a CDS encoding 5-(carboxyamino)imidazole ribonucleotide synthase, with product MKVSQIATNQSQEIKRVGVIGGGQLAWMMADAAAKLGVKLLIQTPNATDPAATVAADIVLASIDDALATAELANRADAITFENEFIDLEALSTLEKQGVIFRPSLSALAPLLDKYHQRCYLRDLGLPTPKFWEGGIINRENSNTKAGENQLPITNYQLPIPFPVVLKARRHGYDGQGTFIVKDEASLNSIMAKLGNQPLLLEEFVPFERELAIIAARSVTGEVAIYPIVETQQENQVCRRVIAPADVSLEVAKQAEAIAHSLLNSLQAVGIFGIELFLTKDDKVLVNEIAPRTHNSGHFTIDACETSQFEQHLRAVCQLPLGNTSLNCDGAIMVNLLGYENAQSDYLTKREKLAQITGAYVHWYGKSESRPGRKLGHVTVVWDARSHGNRQDEAMAIAQTIESIWYAS from the coding sequence ATGAAAGTCAGTCAAATTGCTACTAATCAATCTCAAGAAATCAAGCGGGTAGGTGTCATCGGCGGCGGACAACTAGCATGGATGATGGCAGATGCAGCCGCAAAATTAGGAGTAAAATTACTAATTCAAACACCGAATGCCACCGATCCAGCGGCAACAGTAGCGGCGGATATTGTGTTAGCATCTATTGATGATGCTCTGGCAACTGCCGAGTTAGCAAATCGTGCTGATGCGATTACTTTTGAGAATGAGTTTATTGACTTAGAAGCGTTATCTACCCTGGAAAAGCAAGGGGTAATCTTTCGACCCAGTTTGTCAGCACTAGCACCTTTATTAGATAAGTATCACCAACGTTGTTATCTGCGAGATTTAGGTTTACCAACTCCGAAGTTTTGGGAGGGGGGAATAATAAATAGAGAAAATAGCAATACAAAAGCAGGAGAAAACCAATTACCAATTACCAATTACCAATTACCAATTCCATTTCCAGTGGTTCTCAAAGCTCGTCGTCACGGTTATGATGGTCAAGGTACGTTTATTGTTAAAGATGAAGCGAGTTTAAACTCAATAATGGCTAAGTTAGGAAATCAGCCATTATTACTTGAAGAATTCGTGCCTTTTGAGCGCGAATTAGCGATAATTGCGGCTCGTTCCGTAACTGGGGAAGTGGCAATTTATCCAATAGTTGAAACTCAGCAGGAAAATCAAGTTTGTCGGCGGGTTATTGCTCCCGCTGATGTGAGTTTAGAAGTAGCAAAACAAGCGGAAGCGATCGCACACTCTCTCCTCAATAGTTTACAAGCAGTGGGTATCTTTGGTATTGAATTATTTTTAACTAAGGATGACAAAGTGTTAGTCAATGAAATTGCACCCCGCACTCACAATTCTGGACACTTCACCATCGACGCTTGCGAAACTTCCCAGTTTGAACAACATTTACGAGCAGTTTGTCAACTCCCTTTAGGTAATACTTCCCTTAATTGCGACGGTGCGATTATGGTAAACCTACTGGGGTATGAAAACGCGCAATCTGACTATTTAACCAAGCGAGAAAAACTGGCACAAATTACTGGTGCTTATGTGCATTGGTATGGTAAGAGTGAATCGCGTCCCGGTAGGAAATTGGGTCATGTTACAGTTGTATGGGATGCGCGATCGCATGGGAATCGGCAAGATGAGGCGATGGCGATCGCTCAAACCATTGAATCCATCTGGTATGCAAGTTAA
- the iscB gene encoding RNA-guided endonuclease IscB, translating to MSNFVFVLDTQKRPLNPIRPGMARKLLTNGSSAVFRRYPFTIILKVEVITTPERIALKIDPGSKTTGIALVQGEKVIFGAELTHRGQAIKASLESRRLLRRARRNRNTRYRQARFLNRTRPKGWLAPSLQHRVETTLTWVNRLIRLAPIGSVAQELVRFDLQQLENPEISGVQYQQGTLFGYEVREYLLSKWDRKCAYCGVENVPLQIEHIHPKAKGGTNRISNLCLACEKCNIKKGTQDIEQFLAKKPEILKRILSQAKRPLKDAAAVNSTRWALFNRLKETGLPSSTGSGGLTKFNRTRLNLPKTHWLDAACVGQVESLEVLTTKPLLIQANGHGTRQMCRTDKFGFPSRYVPRVKFVKGFQTGDMVKAVVTSGKKVGKYVGRVAVRSTGSFNISASELVSGISYKYCSIIHRKDGYSYAA from the coding sequence ATGTCTAATTTTGTTTTCGTACTTGATACCCAAAAACGACCGCTTAATCCAATACGACCAGGTATGGCTCGTAAATTGCTAACTAATGGCTCATCGGCTGTTTTTAGAAGGTATCCATTTACCATAATCCTCAAAGTGGAGGTAATAACAACCCCAGAACGAATCGCTCTAAAAATAGATCCTGGCAGTAAAACAACTGGTATCGCATTAGTGCAAGGAGAAAAAGTCATCTTTGGTGCAGAATTAACCCATAGAGGTCAGGCAATTAAAGCCAGTCTTGAATCTCGACGCTTACTGCGTAGAGCAAGGCGAAATCGAAATACTCGCTACCGTCAAGCCAGGTTTCTAAACCGAACCCGCCCCAAAGGTTGGTTAGCGCCAAGCTTACAGCACCGCGTTGAAACTACTTTGACCTGGGTGAATAGGCTGATCCGTCTTGCTCCTATTGGTTCAGTTGCCCAAGAACTTGTACGGTTCGATTTACAACAGCTAGAAAACCCTGAAATATCAGGCGTTCAATATCAGCAAGGCACTTTATTTGGGTACGAAGTTCGTGAATATCTTCTTAGCAAATGGGACAGGAAATGCGCTTACTGCGGCGTTGAAAATGTGCCTTTACAAATTGAGCATATTCATCCCAAAGCAAAGGGCGGAACTAACCGGATCTCTAATCTTTGCCTTGCTTGCGAAAAGTGCAATATCAAGAAAGGGACTCAAGATATTGAGCAATTCTTAGCTAAAAAGCCAGAGATTCTAAAACGCATTCTTTCTCAAGCAAAACGTCCACTTAAAGATGCAGCAGCCGTTAATTCAACTCGTTGGGCATTGTTTAATCGACTTAAAGAAACAGGCTTGCCAAGTTCTACTGGCAGTGGTGGCTTGACTAAGTTCAATCGTACTCGATTGAATTTGCCTAAGACTCACTGGCTGGATGCGGCTTGTGTTGGACAAGTTGAATCTTTGGAAGTTTTAACAACTAAACCCCTATTAATTCAAGCCAATGGGCATGGAACCCGCCAAATGTGTCGCACTGACAAGTTTGGATTTCCATCTCGTTATGTTCCCAGGGTTAAATTTGTCAAAGGTTTCCAGACGGGAGATATGGTCAAAGCAGTTGTTACTTCTGGTAAGAAGGTGGGTAAATACGTTGGGCGTGTTGCAGTTAGATCGACGGGTTCATTTAATATTTCTGCATCAGAGTTGGTGTCAGGAATTAGCTACAAATATTGCTCGATTATTCACCGAAAGGATGGTTATTCTTATGCAGCATAA